AAGGATTTTGAACAGCGGTTCATTGATTCTATAGCGCCTTCGATAGTTGGGATGGATATTGAGAAGAAGGTTATTGCATGGGCGTTGTTTAGTGGGGATGACCTTGATACCCCTGCTGGCCATGTTAGGAAGAGGGTTCATGTGTTGCTGTTTGGGGATGCTGGTACTGGTAAGAGCGAGATAATCAAGTTTGCTGCTGAGATTGCGCCGAAGGGTGTTTGGGTTTCTGGAACTCATTCTAGTGGAGTTGGTTTGACTGCTGCAATTGATTCAATGGATGGTAAGAGGGTTCTTAGGGCTGGAGCGCTGGTTATCGGGGATAGGGGTGTTGTTGCTCTTGATGAGTTAGACAAGATGAAGGATGAGGATCATGATAAGTTGCTTGATGCTCTTGAGCATGGTAGGTTCCCATTTAACAAGGGTGGATTTCATACAGTATTAATGGCGAGGGCTGTTGTTCTTGCAGCTGCTAATCCTCCTGGGGGCAGGTTTGATTTGAATATAAAAACACCCCTTGAGGAGCTTATGAGGACTTTTGATCAGCCACTTTACAGCCGTTTTGATGTTATAATGCCTGTGTTTAAGAACAAGTCTAACTTGGAGGAAATAGCTAGGGCTATACTTGATAAGCATGAGGGGAAGATTAGGCCTCCTTTTGGAAAGGATTTCCTGACTAGATATATTGTGTATGCTAAGAGAAAGATTAGGAGGGTTGAGATTCCAGATGAGTTGAAGAGGTTGTTGCTTGATTATATGGTTAAACTTGGTTCTGTTAGTGATTTAACAGCTACGAGGCTTATGGAGGGGATGATACGCCTTATTGAGGCGAGGGCTAGGATGCATTTAAGGAGTAGGGCTACTATCCAGGATTTCCTGGAGGTCAGGAGGGTTTACAATGAGATGCTGAAGAGGCTTGTGCTGTCAGAAGATGAAGAAAGATGGAAGGATGCTTTGAATGCCTTGGGCGGTGTTATATGGACTAATGAGGAGAAGGAGAAGGTTGAGATTCTATTGCAGATTATCAGGTTCTTTGAGGGGGATAATGGTGCCTACCTTGAAGATATTGTAGAGGAGGCAAAATTGCAGGGAATAGAAAGAGATGAAGTTCTCAAGTTGCTTGAGGAGATGGTTCGCTCTGGCTTGGTGAAACAAGTTGGACCGAAGAGATTCGTAACTAAGAGGTGATTTTGACGCTTATCTTCAAAAATTTGGGGGGTGGTTTGGGTGGCTAAGGTGTTGGTGTTTCCTGGAGATGTGTTAGCTATTGAGAAGATGGAAAGTGGTGGTTTGGAGGAGTTGTTGTTGGAGGAGCTGAGGAGGGTTCAGAGAAGGAAGGAGGAGGCTTTGAGGAATGAGGCGTTCGAGGAGTTTTACTATTGGAGTGGGTATGCTGGAGCGATCTATGATGTGTTATCACTACTCAGGAGGAGGGGGTAAGGGTGCCGAGGAGGAGGCCTAGGCCCGGTGATGTTGTTTCCTTAAAGGATCTTTTTAGGTTTAAGACGACGTGGACTGTTTGGGTTAAGACTCGGGATGGGAAGGTCAGGGAGTATGGTAGGAGTGGGAAGTACTCGGAGGAGGAGTTGGGGAGGAAAGTGAAAGTGAAGGATGTTTGGATCCTCTACAAGGTAAACTGGCTGTACATCTGCGAGGAGGTGGTTTAATGGCCTCAAGGACGGCTTTTGTTTATAATTTTTCTGTTTCTTTGGATTTGGTGGAGGAGTTTATGTATAGGCATTCGAGGGATGTTGTGAATAGGCTCAGGCTTAGTAGGATTCTTGAGGAGGCCAGGAGGTTGGCTCCTCAGAGGGTGCCTGTCTATGTTTCAGACGTTGATTCTCTAATGAGGCAGTATTATGACAATGGTAGGAGGAGGCGTTTCATTGGCTTTGAGTTCAAGAACATGCGTCCTGGTGTTGGGCTCAGGGGTTCCTGGCTTAAGGTGAATGGGAAGCAGTATGAGTTGCACTATTACTTTAGCCAAATGGCTGGAATTGACTTTTACTATATTGTCAGGGTTGGGGATTCATACTATGTTTGGGATGTGAAGAGGACGCCAGTTGATTTCAAGTGGATGGGCGATAAGTCCAGGAACACTTACGATTACTACGCCCTAATACCACGGGAATTCACGGCAAAAGTCGAGGACGAGGAACTTGCATTATTCCTCTCAGAATTAGTCTTCAAAGGGTGATGGAAATGCTCAAAATATACATTGTAGCATTCGAATTCCTGGATGAGAGTTTGGCAAGGACTGCAATTGAGAATGTGGAGGAGGAGTTGAAGAATCTTGTAATTCAAAACGGCTCCCATTGGTTGAGTGTCGAGGGTTACTTGCTGGCCGATGTGGAAAAACTCCTGGAGGACAAGGAGGTTAAGAAGAAGATTGCCAAGGTAGTCCAGGATAAAATGATAAGGTGATAAGAGAGTTGGGGGTGGGGATGATGGAGGATTTGAGGCCGGAATGGAAGTGTTTGGATTGTTGTTTTGAATGGAAGCAATTGTCGGTTCCAGATAAATGTCCACGGTGTGGTTCGAAGAACATAGTTGTCTGGCCACAATGGGGAATAGATTGTAGGCAGGGGCGTGGTGATGGTGATGACTGATGTTCTCTACTTCCAAATAGGGGCTTGGAAGCCGATTGTAAACAAATTGTCAATCGACGATGAAGAGGAGATCTACGGAGTGCTTGGTTTCAAAGACTGGATAGATTTCGGTGAGAAGGCTAAGAGGTACAGGGATCCTAGGGGGACGGCATGGTACGCCGAGAATGGAGGCTTAGTTCTAATTGAGGGCTACATGTGGGACACAGTGATTCACGATCACGGGGATTGGGAGGAGTATAAGAGGGCACTAGTATTCTACAGAACTGTGATCACTAAGAGGTTGTTTGAGGAAGCTAAAAGAGACCCTATAAGGGCTATAGAGTTGGCGAAGGCTAAGGTCTGAGGAGGCGTGGGTGAGGGTGGTTCAGAATGAGGCCGGTTGCGTTTGATAGGTATGCGTTTAGGGCGGTTGTGGGGCACAAAATAGAAGATGTTACCTTTGAAGGTGATCGGTGCGGGGGTTATGTTATCGTAGTTAAACTCTCGGGTGGCTTTGTTTTGCGTATTGAAAGCGACACAGAACCAACAGCAATACTTTATAAGGTGATGCACCATGTATAATAACACTCCTATGTTATTATCGTTTTCTTCAAATTCTTTCTCTTGTGTAAGCAACCTTACACGGAACAAATCCAAAATAATAGCACCCCAATGCAGTATCACCCAACAACTCCCTCACCACGCCTCCAGGGATAATTTTAAGCTTATTGCAGTTAATAACTGAGGTGGTGTCATTATGCCACGGAGGAGAAGACTACCCGATGTCGTGACTATTAAAGTGCCTGTCCTAGTTCAACCTCGTGATGTGTTCGAGGTCGTATTTGAAAGCGAGGAAGCCAGGAAGATGGCTGAAGAAATTGTTGAGTATATAAAGAAAAACGGCAGAATGGGTTGGGATGAGTATAAGAAACTATTCCCGCCAGAGAAACACTACCTATACTTTAGGGTCATCAAGAGACTAGAGGCGTTAGGATTTATCTCAAGAGGAGCATACCACACATACATTCTCTCAAAAAAGTTTACAGATAGGATGGAATACCTAGGCAAACTCTGGCTATTCAAAATGGGCAAAGTCGAGGAAATCTGGTGATCTCACCATGCCCACAAGCATGATAACCCACACCTTTTCACATCACTTTTGGTGGGTCAATGTGGGCCAGAGTGGGCCGCATGAAAAGAGGCTCTCACCAAGGAATACTCGGCGAAATAAGGGAAAGAAATATCGGATTCACCTATATCTTGATAGGATTTGGGTGGAGGAAGCTAAAAAGGAGGGCTATAATCTATCAGCTCTTGTTAATAAGCTCTTAAAAGAGCATTTGGAGAAGGTGATAGTTATGGAATGTCCTTCTCAAGAAATGGTGGGCCCGCGGGGATTTGAACCCCGGACCTCCACCTTGTCAGGGTGGCGTCATAACCAGTCTAGACCACGGGCCCGCCCAAAGTTTGTGGTGGACCGGCCGGGATTTGAACCCGGGGCCTCCGCCTTGCCAAGGCGGCGCTCATACCAGGCTGAGCTACCGGCCCACCTTCAAACGCCAATTACGTATCCTAGAGTCAACTTTAAAAACTTTACGCCAAATCTTTTTTAAACACTTAGTCCTCCTTATTGCACTCTTTATGGGAGGTATTTTACATCCTAGATAGCTAAGCGATGATAATTCCTTCTCTTAACGCTTCTCTAACTATTCCACAAGCTTTTTTCTTTCTCTCAAATTCTTCTGGAGTGTAGCACAAGATTTCAAAATCCCCTATAACACCTGAGCTCAACAAGACCCTTAGAACCTCACTAGACCTCTCAGTAAAGTGTTTTCCTTTAAAAGCCTCAGAAACAACAATAATATCGTAGTCACTATCTTTAAGGTAGTCTCTTATGGCCCTTGCAATTTTCAAAGCCCAAGCTTCCGTCTGCAAAATTCGATCACCCTTTTGGCTTTCTCAAGATGTTCAATGGCCATTCTCTCATTGTAAATCTTTGCCGGAACCTCATTTGCAGCATTAGGGCATCTGGTAACTATGTACTCGGGATTCAAGTCGAGAACAGCATCAATAATATCTTCGTCCTTAATTTCAAGTTCATTCGATAGTCTTAATAAGCTGTGCGTTTTCGGAGGAAACTCCCTCTTAACCTCAATATACAAAGCTTTTAGGGCTTTCTCAGCAGCTTGCTGGGAAAAGAATACACTTGCATAGTATCTCTTGACTCTAATTAATATTTCAGCGGTCTTTAGATCCTCTAGTGCCTGTTCCCAGAGTAGTCTTGCTTCTTCCCTCATTATTATCAAATTATATAGCAAACAAATTTAACTCTTCCCTTTTGTTATTCAGTTGTTTTGAAGCCAGTTCTGTGGGAAACCTCATAATTGGATGAGGTTTGTTCGTGGTTCATTCAAGTGTCCTA
The window above is part of the Pyrococcus sp. NA2 genome. Proteins encoded here:
- a CDS encoding minichromosome maintenance protein MCM, translating into MDYEEMVGRFVEFFREYNDDRNYIEELKDLLVIRGGRLLLVDFHNLLSYDFELADELRSDPDTVIRAANEAISIVLREDLRREDVDVKVAFVNYTKTFTPRQLNSSMIGSFVQVRGVVAAVAEGERTNGLKGFVKRSVFVCKNCGEEIVIQQDPYSNGSNKPEKCPVCGGNKFELSLEKSEVVDMREIFVQDPLEVLSNVGNASYVRVVLFDELARANINPGDEVLITGIIRGISKKKNSKVLDWVLEANGVVKLTKDIEDIEISGDEAQLFEEFARAKDFEQRFIDSIAPSIVGMDIEKKVIAWALFSGDDLDTPAGHVRKRVHVLLFGDAGTGKSEIIKFAAEIAPKGVWVSGTHSSGVGLTAAIDSMDGKRVLRAGALVIGDRGVVALDELDKMKDEDHDKLLDALEHGRFPFNKGGFHTVLMARAVVLAAANPPGGRFDLNIKTPLEELMRTFDQPLYSRFDVIMPVFKNKSNLEEIARAILDKHEGKIRPPFGKDFLTRYIVYAKRKIRRVEIPDELKRLLLDYMVKLGSVSDLTATRLMEGMIRLIEARARMHLRSRATIQDFLEVRRVYNEMLKRLVLSEDEERWKDALNALGGVIWTNEEKEKVEILLQIIRFFEGDNGAYLEDIVEEAKLQGIERDEVLKLLEEMVRSGLVKQVGPKRFVTKR
- a CDS encoding HEPN domain-containing protein, whose protein sequence is MREEARLLWEQALEDLKTAEILIRVKRYYASVFFSQQAAEKALKALYIEVKREFPPKTHSLLRLSNELEIKDEDIIDAVLDLNPEYIVTRCPNAANEVPAKIYNERMAIEHLEKAKRVIEFCRRKLGL
- a CDS encoding nucleotidyltransferase gives rise to the protein MQTEAWALKIARAIRDYLKDSDYDIIVVSEAFKGKHFTERSSEVLRVLLSSGVIGDFEILCYTPEEFERKKKACGIVREALREGIIIA